The sequence GACGACGTAGACTGTGCAACAGGTGCAAGAACATATTTGAATATCAACATCTGGACGCATCACTCCGTTGctcattcatttcttttttggtggaaaatatTGCTGTACAAGTCAAGACtgtgcacttttttttctcaaataactttttttgatagaatCGAGAAACAATGAGCTgtctcaaaatttctcaatataaaatcaatatttcctcTTTATCATCACCATTGAAACGGaaaacaacaagaaaatttggagatGACGCATATGGTAtgtttttgtacatttttcttttagttttttccttGTTGTAAAACCGggttttttgtgtattttttgtgcaattttttcattttttacagattcaCCTAAATACTTCATGGAGGGTAATCCAACGACTACAAGTACTTTTGAGATGGGATGCGATTTTGACAGGTGTGTCGGATTAAATCCATTTGGTCGCTTTTAAGACGAGAATAAAGCTTGTGGGGTTTTTTCTAGACTAAAACTAGTCCAAAATGACCAATATTcataatctttgaaaattttgaaaaaatacacaatttggtaaaatctaaattttggcTAACTTGTTGCattatttgttgatttttttttacgtATTTGAATCGTTCAGAAATTGTTGTTACAATTTTAGGGAATATGTACCCAAATGCACGGAATACTGGATAGCCTACAAATATGCCTAAAtcataaaaaagtaaaaaaaaagtccgtCTATAAAACCTATGTGGCTTATTGCATTCTTGCagaataaaattatgaaatttaagTCACGACTGTGGTAGACTTcgaatgttttgttttgtaaaaaagagGAAGGAGTTTGATAATAATCAATGATTaaacaacaaaattaaaaaccaatttaGAATTTAACAACTCCTAAATCTGATTTCTAagagattttttctcaataaaatttagaataaacACTGTGAGGTTCAGTATATCATTCGAATGTGATTATGTAAAGTAATGCAAAGCTTCATTTTTCCAGCATCAACGACGAAAATGATCCATTCGACAAAAGCAGCATGAACGAAGAAAGTATTTTGGCCAGCTCAAATCAAAATTCGGCATTGAGTTTGCTCTCTGCTCCGTCATCAATTGCgagaaataaagttttggcaTGCAGCACACCAAAAGATCACTTAGAAATTGATAGAGGTAGGATTTTGAATCAACAATGCTTCATATTCAGTAGCTGTTTAGAAATTAGTTCAATAATGAGCATGAATTATTTGTATTCCAGATTTATTTAAAACTAGCCCCATTGAAGTGCATGGCAACCTTCGAACCTATTCACCAAAACGGCTGTGCCAGGACAAacgaattatttttcgaaatcaaaaaatcagaaatatgGCAATTCACAGCCCTGGGACTGAGAACATTCGAACTTCTTATTTCACTAGACAAAATcgggtgagtttttttttttcaattttcaattatatattTCTAATTCATGCACATGTACCTTTAATAGCATGCCAATATTTTCCAGCCTATAATCGAAGCGATGCATAGAGAAGAAAATATGGAGTACGAACTCAAAAAGCAACGGGCTCAAAACCGCGAAAAGaacatgcaatttttcaatgaccACATTTTCGAGTTCTTTCTGGCTTCTATTGTCAGTATCTGGCAAATCTTCTACACTTTTAACGTGATTCCAAGcacaaatgtttttgttttctgcgtGAATATTGCGGTATGCGGAAGCTTTAGTATCATGTACATGATCCCAGTAGCTGTATGGTGGGGAACTATCATGTGCAGTCTGATAGTCTACTTGTCGTTTGCTTGGCTCTTTGGAGCAACATGCAACTTTGCAATGTTCGCAGCTGCTGCCATTTTTACCAAAGCCATTGCTACAGTGATTCAAGGCATTGTATGTCTTGTTGAATAGTTTTGCTCAAGCTTATGGATATACTTGTTTTATTTCGGCAATGTTGTTAATCTCTTCATATTTTTACTCGACTAGCATTTTTATCTCTGCATAATGGTATCGTAATGtcgtaattttttgatacGCTGACTACAAGACGCATTGATGTATGAATACGTATCTCGATACTAAATAAAATGATTATAATAGCAATATTTATCTTCGTGgcaatggtttttttttaaatttttttgtaagcAGAAAACATAATATTCAAGAATCACTCcttaaatttcccaaaaaaaaaaactacgagTTACGaagattaatttttctcacaacGAGAAGTATCCGATTAAATCTTTTAAGTGTGCGTATCAGACAATTGTGCGTTCCCGATACCTTGTAGTGCCTTTTATCGCATATCAGCAATACTAATTTATTATCAAACAACAATAAATCTTGTCATCTTCTTATTAATTTGTACAATTATtagggaaattgaaatattataaCCCATGACGAGAT comes from Caenorhabditis elegans chromosome X and encodes:
- the M03B6.4 gene encoding uncharacterized protein (Confirmed by transcript evidence); translation: MSCLKISQYKINISSLSSPLKRKTTRKFGDDAYDSPKYFMEGNPTTTSTFEMGCDFDSINDENDPFDKSSMNEESILASSNQNSALSLLSAPSSIARNKVLACSTPKDHLEIDRDLFKTSPIEVHGNLRTYSPKRLCQDKRIIFRNQKIRNMAIHSPGTENIRTSYFTRQNRPIIEAMHREENMEYELKKQRAQNREKNMQFFNDHIFEFFLASIVSIWQIFYTFNVIPSTNVFVFCVNIAVCGSFSIMYMIPVAVWWGTIMCSLIVYLSFAWLFGATCNFAMFAAAAIFTKAIATVIQGIVCLVE